Proteins from a genomic interval of Corynebacterium deserti GIMN1.010:
- a CDS encoding quinone-dependent dihydroorotate dehydrogenase, producing the protein MSNQSPARKLRQTVYDASLKVMFTLRPERIHGIINNGIGVLDSIAPLNRAVEKVIAVHDDSLSQEVFGVTFPRPLGLAAGFDKNASMADAWAPLGFGYAELGTVTASPQPGNPTPRLFRLPADKAILNRMGFNNLGAAEVAGNLRNRKSDDVIGINIGKTKVVPAEKAVDDYRRSASLLGDLADYLVVNVSSPNTPGLRDLQAVESLRPILAAVQESTSVPVLVKIAPDLSDDDIDAVADLALELGLAGIVATNTTISREGLKTPAAEVEAMGAGGISGAPVAARSLEVLKRLYDRVGTKLVLISVGGISTPEQAWERITNGATLLQGYTDFIYGGPDWIRDIHLGIAKQLKAHGLKNISEAVGSHLEWKN; encoded by the coding sequence ATGAGCAACCAGTCTCCTGCCCGTAAGCTGCGTCAAACCGTCTACGATGCCAGCCTGAAGGTGATGTTCACACTGCGCCCAGAGCGCATCCACGGCATCATCAACAACGGAATCGGCGTACTCGACAGCATCGCACCTCTCAACCGTGCCGTGGAAAAAGTCATTGCAGTTCACGACGATTCCCTATCCCAAGAAGTATTCGGCGTCACCTTCCCCCGCCCACTCGGCCTTGCCGCAGGCTTTGACAAGAATGCCTCCATGGCCGATGCCTGGGCACCACTGGGATTTGGTTACGCAGAGCTCGGCACCGTCACCGCCTCCCCTCAGCCAGGTAACCCCACTCCCCGCCTCTTCCGCCTTCCTGCGGATAAAGCAATCCTTAACCGCATGGGCTTTAACAACCTCGGTGCAGCTGAGGTCGCCGGCAACCTGCGCAACCGCAAGTCCGACGATGTCATCGGCATCAACATTGGTAAAACAAAGGTTGTGCCTGCAGAAAAGGCTGTTGACGATTACCGCCGTTCTGCGTCCTTGCTGGGCGATTTGGCCGATTACCTCGTAGTAAACGTCTCTTCCCCCAACACTCCAGGTCTGCGCGACCTGCAGGCTGTGGAGTCCCTGCGCCCCATCTTGGCTGCAGTTCAGGAATCCACCAGCGTGCCAGTTCTGGTGAAGATCGCCCCTGACCTCTCTGACGACGACATCGACGCCGTGGCAGATCTTGCCCTTGAGCTGGGTCTTGCTGGCATCGTCGCAACCAACACCACCATTTCCCGCGAGGGTCTTAAAACCCCCGCTGCCGAAGTAGAGGCAATGGGCGCGGGTGGCATTTCCGGAGCACCCGTTGCAGCTCGCTCATTGGAAGTACTCAAGCGGCTGTATGACCGTGTGGGTACCAAGCTCGTGCTCATCTCTGTTGGCGGTATTTCCACCCCTGAGCAGGCTTGGGAGCGCATCACCAACGGCGCCACCTTGCTGCAGGGATACACCGATTTCATCTACGGTGGTCCAGATTGGATCCGCGATATCCACCTCGGTATCGCCAAACAGCTCAAGGCCCATGGCCTGAAGAATATCTCCGAGGCAGTGGGTAGCCACTTGGAGTGGAAGAACTAA
- a CDS encoding YbhB/YbcL family Raf kinase inhibitor-like protein, with the protein MTSYIDDRFPGPDPYAPLGDKPTFTLTSTDVENGAQLGEAQLGGNDVSPQLAWSDLPEGTKSLAITCFDPDAPTASGFWHWAVFNIPTSVTEIPTGAGDETLGGIEGVVSLKGDSGKRGFYGAQPPAGHAPHRYLFAVHAVDVEKLDIDPDATPTVLGFNLYFHTLGRSIVWGWHQN; encoded by the coding sequence ATGACTAGTTACATTGATGATCGATTCCCCGGACCAGACCCTTACGCTCCGCTGGGGGACAAGCCCACCTTTACATTGACCTCCACCGACGTGGAAAACGGCGCGCAATTGGGCGAGGCGCAGCTCGGCGGCAATGACGTCTCCCCGCAACTTGCGTGGTCTGACCTCCCCGAAGGCACCAAGTCATTGGCCATCACGTGCTTTGATCCAGATGCTCCAACAGCATCCGGTTTTTGGCACTGGGCAGTGTTCAACATCCCAACTTCCGTGACTGAGATTCCCACCGGTGCCGGTGATGAAACCCTCGGAGGTATCGAGGGTGTGGTCTCACTCAAGGGTGATTCCGGCAAGCGAGGCTTCTATGGAGCTCAGCCTCCGGCAGGACACGCACCGCACCGTTATCTCTTCGCAGTGCATGCAGTTGATGTGGAAAAACTCGATATTGACCCCGACGCCACCCCCACTGTTCTAGGCTTCAACCTGTATTTCCACACCCTTGGCAGGTCAATTGTGTGGGGTTGGCACCAGAACTAG
- a CDS encoding ABC transporter transmembrane domain-containing protein, with protein MRTWSWFVPESPEEGTPLLPTLDDSTPAKSARRLLWAFPTATWVLVLGMLLSSMLGALTSLIVGRGTEWIFASGDLRSFLIVAGLLAVVLWLVFILEGTSDALTDLTSARVVHNLRLELSAKLLTTPRNSLTPGEVLNTVDQDSVQIGGLKQVLNFPIMMVGYLVGSTISIAPISPAIAALLLVGGVCTALASYFTATPLTKISARRRQAEAVSVSLATDLAQGSRVVKGLGAIAHSEQRFGKTADVALEIMLKEVRLQAVLTFVRQLVPAVFSVGLLAYAALLAFNGDISGGEMISVTLLVPPSLTVLGVSLGIMTEIWARGQASTKRVQTLVAELDKAAAQPTPPPATLNIGDGLTVWNPHTPQQREELDRQLRGLQTLDNVVVAPHRVSVFEGVLADNLNPLGTVSSEKLRDALYAASCDDIVKRLGADLHAPGEFKLPDALIGEAGLNLSGGQRQRIALARFLAADPEVLILDEPTTGLDAVTLDEVAQRVEKLRRGRKTVVITANPTWHGVADRVHTDFGGDSHGRE; from the coding sequence ATGCGTACATGGTCCTGGTTTGTTCCGGAATCTCCAGAAGAGGGCACACCCTTGCTCCCCACTCTGGACGATTCCACCCCGGCGAAAAGTGCCCGACGCCTACTGTGGGCTTTCCCCACAGCAACGTGGGTACTGGTCCTTGGAATGTTGCTGTCTAGCATGCTGGGTGCGTTGACGTCGCTCATTGTGGGACGAGGAACAGAGTGGATCTTTGCCTCTGGTGATCTCAGGTCATTTCTTATCGTCGCGGGGCTATTGGCCGTCGTGTTGTGGTTGGTGTTCATTCTTGAGGGAACATCTGATGCGTTGACTGATCTCACAAGCGCGCGGGTGGTGCACAATCTTCGTCTTGAACTCTCGGCGAAATTGCTGACAACGCCGCGCAATTCGCTCACACCTGGCGAGGTGCTTAACACCGTTGATCAAGATTCGGTGCAAATTGGTGGACTCAAGCAGGTGCTCAATTTCCCCATCATGATGGTGGGATATTTGGTGGGATCGACAATTTCTATTGCGCCAATTTCACCAGCGATTGCTGCGTTGTTGCTGGTGGGTGGTGTGTGTACTGCACTGGCGTCGTATTTCACCGCCACGCCGCTGACAAAGATTTCAGCGAGGAGACGACAAGCTGAGGCTGTGTCGGTGTCGTTGGCAACCGACCTAGCGCAGGGATCAAGAGTGGTCAAAGGCCTTGGCGCCATCGCCCATTCTGAGCAACGATTTGGCAAAACCGCAGATGTGGCACTGGAGATCATGTTGAAAGAAGTACGTCTCCAAGCCGTACTCACCTTTGTTCGCCAGCTCGTGCCTGCCGTCTTTTCTGTTGGTCTCTTGGCGTACGCTGCGTTGCTAGCTTTTAATGGTGATATCTCCGGCGGTGAGATGATCTCAGTGACGCTGCTGGTGCCGCCGTCGTTGACGGTGCTGGGCGTGTCGTTGGGCATAATGACTGAAATCTGGGCGAGGGGACAGGCGTCGACAAAGCGTGTGCAAACCCTAGTCGCGGAGCTCGACAAAGCAGCTGCGCAACCAACCCCACCGCCTGCAACCTTGAACATCGGGGATGGGCTAACCGTGTGGAACCCTCACACGCCACAACAGCGTGAGGAGCTTGATCGCCAGCTGCGGGGACTACAAACCCTCGATAACGTCGTGGTCGCACCTCACCGAGTCAGCGTGTTTGAAGGCGTATTGGCGGACAACCTTAATCCTTTGGGAACGGTGAGTTCTGAGAAGCTGCGGGATGCATTGTATGCGGCAAGTTGTGACGACATTGTAAAAAGGTTGGGTGCAGATTTGCATGCACCGGGCGAGTTTAAGCTGCCTGATGCACTTATTGGTGAGGCCGGGCTCAACTTGTCAGGAGGACAGCGTCAGCGGATTGCGTTGGCTAGGTTCCTTGCAGCGGATCCGGAGGTGCTGATACTTGATGAGCCGACGACCGGGTTAGATGCTGTGACACTAGATGAGGTGGCACAGCGCGTCGAAAAGCTTCGCCGTGGTCGCAAGACCGTTGTTATTACCGCAAACCCTACGTGGCACGGTGTTGCTGACCGCGTGCACACTGATTTTGGAGGTGACTCGCATGGCCGTGAGTGA